GAAGGGCCCCGACATGGATACTGTATCAATTCTACCTTCAGACAGCATCGGCAGAAATTTCATCCCGAAGGAATATCTCCCGGACGACAAAGACGAATACTATCAACGCAACGCACAAGTTCCATGGCCAAAGGACCGATGGCGGCAGCTTCGTGCAGACGAAATAGAACACCTCGTACAAAACAAAAATACATCTGATAACTGGGGCGATATACTGGTTACAGATCCATTTGATCCAAACAAAATCAAAAACAACAGTTTTTTGGGGATTATTCGAATTGGATGCGTTCAGAATGTCAATCTCAAGCATCATGATCTGCAGGTGCCCGTTGGAATAACTGACAGCGTTGTTATAGCGTGCGATATCGGAGATAATGTAACTATACGCAATGTACGGTATCTTGCGCATTACATCATTGGTGATCGATGCATTTTATTGAACATCGATGAAATGCATACGACCGATCACGCCAAGTTCGGGAACGGAATTCTTAAGGAAGGCGAGCCCGAAGATGTGAGAGTATGGCTGGACCTGATGAACGAAACGGGAAGCAGAAGAGTGCTGCCATTTGACGGCATCATCACAGCCGATGCTTACCTCTGGGCAAAATATCGTGACGATAAAGCGCTTCAGGAAAAATTGATTACGATAACACAGCATAGTTTTGACAATCGTCGCGGTTTCTATGGAACGATTGGCAACCAGTGTGTGATCAAAAATTCTGGAATACTCAAAGACGTAAAAATTGGTAACTGCTGTTATATTAAGGGCGCGAATAAACTTAAGAACCTGACCATTAACTCTTCAGAGACCGAATCCACACAAATCGGCGAGGGCGTTGAATTAATTAACGGAATAATAGGGTACGGCTGTCACATTTTTTACGGATCGAAAGCTGTCCGCTTCGTTCTTGGAAACAACTCTAATCTTAAATACGGCGCCCGATTAATCCATTCATTCTTAGGTGACAACTCCACGATCTCATGCTGCGAAGTACTGAACAACCTCATCTTCCCGGCGCATGAACAGCATCATAATAACTCATTCCTTATTGCCTCTGTCGTATTGGGACAAAGCAATGTGGCCGCAGGCGCTACAATCGGTTCAAACCACAACAGCCGTGCTAATGATAACGAGGTTCAGGCAGGACGCGGATTCTGGCCGGGACTTTGCACAAGCATCAAACATTCCTGCCGTTTTGCTTCTTTCGTTCTTCTCTCCAAAGCAGACTATCCTGTTGAAATGGACATTCCTTTTCCTTTCTCGTTGATCAACAATAATGCAGCAAAGGATGGACTTGAAGTCCTGCCTGCATTTTGGTGGATGTACAATATGTATGCTTTAGCCCGAAACAC
Above is a genomic segment from Ignavibacteriales bacterium containing:
- a CDS encoding DUF4954 family protein, translated to MDTVSILPSDSIGRNFIPKEYLPDDKDEYYQRNAQVPWPKDRWRQLRADEIEHLVQNKNTSDNWGDILVTDPFDPNKIKNNSFLGIIRIGCVQNVNLKHHDLQVPVGITDSVVIACDIGDNVTIRNVRYLAHYIIGDRCILLNIDEMHTTDHAKFGNGILKEGEPEDVRVWLDLMNETGSRRVLPFDGIITADAYLWAKYRDDKALQEKLITITQHSFDNRRGFYGTIGNQCVIKNSGILKDVKIGNCCYIKGANKLKNLTINSSETESTQIGEGVELINGIIGYGCHIFYGSKAVRFVLGNNSNLKYGARLIHSFLGDNSTISCCEVLNNLIFPAHEQHHNNSFLIASVVLGQSNVAAGATIGSNHNSRANDNEVQAGRGFWPGLCTSIKHSCRFASFVLLSKADYPVEMDIPFPFSLINNNAAKDGLEVLPAFWWMYNMYALARNTWKFQNRDKRKIKVQNIEFDSLAPDTIEEIFNALRLLEIWTAKADILRQGNSAERKSEKELIQIGQKLLDGPEKQMALLEVLGENMEKSDRKVVILKAYKSYHAYKDMIHYYGIKNLLDYLRTNTNETFSSMRETLKNSRQIQWINLGGQLIPAPDVDQLRADIGSGKLASWEEIHKRYDTLWTTYPLEKQKHAYASLCTLLGTDTLTHEQWIAALDRAAKIQEYIRDQVYITRKKDYDNLFRQNTYRNMAEMTAAIGTVEENSFIKQVRLETDKFKKLVAEMKQRN